A window of Miscanthus floridulus cultivar M001 chromosome 12, ASM1932011v1, whole genome shotgun sequence genomic DNA:
ATGTACAGTACTACTATATAAGTAAGCATACAAATTTTACATGGTAACTATAGCAAACATTTATTTATTTCTCGAAAATATGATATTAACTACCAAAAATGAAGCAATCCAAGCTTTTGTTTGGTAAATACTCGTAAATTAGCAGCCTCTCGTCTCCATGAATGCAGCAACCAAGAAGTCTGACAAGGTTTCTGTGTTGCAGTTTGGCAATTAGAACAACTTCATTTCTGAATTCCTCTGCCCCTTGTCTAGAACCCTTACCGAGTCTTTTGATTGCAACTTCTCTGTTGATGGGCAGCATACCCTGCATGATTTCATCATTCAAGAAATGTCGAAAGTAACACTTGTGTTGTGTAGTAATTTCATTGTAGTTACCTTATAAACCTTCCCGAAGCCTCCTCGTCCAAGCATGTTAGCCTCAGAAAAGTTGTTTGTTGCAGAGACAATATCTCTAAAGCTAAAAAATGGAAGCTCGAGATCTTCTTCATCGCCAAGTTCATTTGACGTGCTCTCCGTACCTGGCATTACTTTCTTCCCGCTACTATTGTTTTGACGTGGGCCTTGCAATAAAGTCGTATTAGCGTAGTCTGTTAACATATGCACTCTAAATCTCTGATAAAAAGAAAGTTGACTAGGAGAGAGAGACCTCCACTGCACTAGCCAATTAATCTCAGGGATCGAGTAGTAAAGTGTCTGTACCTCTAAGCTTGCATATCCGAACAAGGTACACGCCGGCAGCCGTGGCTGCTAGCAGAGATGCTGTGACTGGAAGCACGATCTTTGCCACACCCCTCCTCTTCCTTAGAGCTGCAGAAATTTGTTGAAGAACAGATGATGAACACAGGTTTACTGCTGATAGGAAGTGGCGGAGCCAGAAACTTTTAGAATGTTGGACGATTCTTCTTATGCAAGAATATATTTACCTAGAAAAATATAGGATAATGCAAACGAAATTCGTGCTTACCTATATCTAATTCAGACTTGGCCAACCTCAGGTAGAGACGATCCTGCCCCTTGTCTACGTACCGCATGTCAACAATGTAGTTCGTCCACATGACGCAGCCACTGCCATCACCCCCTCCTCGGATGTCGGCGGCGGCGTAGGCCACGCACGAGCAGTTGGCAAGGCACCTCGCCCTGCACTGCTCAACCGTTGCGCTCATGTCAACCGTCGCGTTGTCCGTGTCAGGGAGCTTCACTGCCCGCACCACCATAAACCCGTCCGTCGTCGTCCCGTTGCCGTCGCATTCCAGCGGCACGTTCCTCCGGCATCCGCCTCCGTAGGGGTTCACGGGGCTGAAACCCAATACGCAGCTGCAGAACAGCGTGGCTGTGGTGTCCATGTCGCACAGGCCGAACGCGCCGCACATGGCGTAGTCGTCGCAGAGGTCCCTCGGCGCCTGCGCGAGGACGTTCCACACCCGGCTGGCGGGGTCCCATGCCAGCCGCTGCAGCACGCAGACCTCGTTGAGCACGAGGCGGGAGAAGGGCGCGTCGGTCCTGGCGTTGAAGATGTATGCGATCTCGTTGGGGCGGACGACGACCTGGTTGGAGTACGCATCCGAGTTCGACACCCTCTCCATCTCCGGGACGCCGCTGAACCATAGGCCGTTCCAGGGACCCGATCGGGACTTCTTGGCGTTTCCTTGCCACGAGACGGTGTCCGGGAGCCCCCTGGTGTCCATCACACGCCTGCAGTCCCCGGTCGTAGGGTCGTTCGATGCACGCCACGACGTGAGGGACCACTCCGCGCCAGTCTGCGGGTTCTTGCCGATTCTCATGCCGGCGAGCAAGGTGTTCGACGGGTAATCGAACGACTGCCAGAGCACGTCACCGCTGCTCTGCTCGCGCACGACAAGGTTGCCGGAGTCGAGCAACTGCGCCACGGCTGGAGCGGAACTAGCCGTCGTCGTGTTGGAATTGGAAGACCACGCGGTGTGGCCAGATGAGCCATCGAGAAGGCGAAGGCTTCCGGTGCTGCCGATGACCAGTACGCCCGAGGTGGTGTTGCTGAGGAACGTTTCACGGTTGGCCACCCAACAGATGGCCTCCGGCGACGCGGTGAACCAGATCCCGAGGTATCTCTTGGTTGGCACCCCGGTCGGGGAGAAGAAACCAAGGGTGAAGGACCCGCCGGCCGAGACCAGCGTTGCACCGTCGGTGATGTTGCTGCCGCTGTCGAGTGTGTCAGACGCGGTGCCGGCGGCGGATGTTGTGAGGCAAAGGATAATGGGGAAGATCATCATCAGGGTAGTAAGGCACAAAAGTCTTGCCATCTAGTGATGACTGATGAGGTTTGTTGCAGTAGCTACTGGCTCAAGAAATTTCATGGTATACCGCGGTATATGACAACGTTGGTGCTCGCGCGCTTACTACTTAGCACCGAGCTGGCTCGGCTCGTTTCATTAGTGTAACGAGCTAAAAGTTTTCCAGCTCGTTAGCTCGTGAGCCAGTGCACCAAAATATGAGTATGTCTACCCAACAACTATATGTTTTATACAGTTTTAACATATAAATTTTTTTACACCATaaaattaagatccaacaacctccatccttcttctacctctagctttCTTCTATCTCCAGCCTTCTTCTATcttcagacaatcacaaatcacaagatcacataTCCACATATcaaaaaaaacaatttttttctatgcaaaGACAAGAGGACAAATCACGTCCAGATCTGATCGGAGCCATACGACGCGACTGACAGAACGCGCGTATAGGCCTGCCCCCAGCATGGAGGTGAGCTGCAATGGCTTGACGTAGACACGCACGGACTGACACGAAGCGCTTGAGGCGGGCATGCATCCTTCCGTCTCAACACGCGACTTCAAGACGCTACTGGCTTGTGCGCCCATGTGACGATAAGAGGCCACCATGCAGCCGGGCACGTAGCTGTACGTGACTGCTTCTTGAGACGACATCGGAAAGGCGACCACAGGTGTTTTTTTACCACAGGTATTGCACAAAgaaaattcatgtgtttttttatgctaaaacacatgtgtgttgtatagcatttctgaatATATACCAGTAGTTGTAGCCCAGTAGAATGCATTGTTTTCATTATTAAATCAAAGAAACAAAGCACATATAATTAATTCAATAGTGCATTAATTTAAGTATCGAATAACCCATGTATCAGGTCCTCCAGTTCATCAAATCATCAAAGTATGCAACAAGTAAAGAAGAAACAAAGCAGATATATTATGCATAGATAGAATAGATTGTCTTGGACCTCAACGGCTCAACCCCATCTCCATGTCTGGTATGCATGCCGGTGCGGTCACCGGTCAGTGACTTGGATCTTTAGCCCTACAGGCTACGGCAACATCGGCAGGCTGCTGGTGACTATACTTTTCCAAATGGCACTAACACGGTGGCCCGGTACGGGCACGGCACTAAAAAGCACGGCCCAGGCCCGGCCCGGCCTGCTTCGTGTCCGTGCCTGGCACGGCCCGGCAgcagtgccgtgcctgggctgcCACCTCGGCCCGCTAGcatggcccaggcacggcacggctaaCAGGCCGGCACGGCCTTGGCACGGATCCAGCAAAGGAGGGCCGTTGATCCCCTCCCCCAGATCCTTCATGACCGTTGGATCCGACCGTTGGATGGGTCGACTATATAAGCCAGCGCCCCCACGCCGCCCCGTATCgacgaaaccctagctcatttgtttccagctccctctctctctcctgtcTCTCGCTCTAACCTCTGTGAgcggctctctcctctcttcgtcTCCCTCTCCGGTGGTGTCTCCTATCTTCTTCTCGCCCTCCGGTGGCATCTAGAGCCACTGCTGGCCGGCACGGGCACACGGCACGGCCTCGTCTTGATCTCACCCCGTTGATGTAGCCTTGTCGTCCACCTCGTCATCTCATTCGTCACCGTCGTCGACCTCGCCGGGCCCCCGGCAACTCTGGTGCTCCGGATGTCAGTAAGTTGAGCTTTGCTCCCATCCAGATCTGGCTCTTCCTCTCTTATCCCCTCCTGGATCTCGATCTGATGTGCTCCCCTCCTGTAGGTCCCCTCTTGATTCGCATCCGTCGAGGAACCAGAGGGCCGGATCCCGCGTCGTCGACGTCACCGGCGTTCCCGGTGCTCCGACCGCCAAGGTActgtaaaccctaaccctaaccctaaccctaactagaTCTGCTACTGATtctttgtgtcggtgtttcggaccggggggtcctcaaccgactagtgaatttgttctgcgtgctctcgattccggatggtgatgcaaagagacacaaggtttatactggttcaggcaatcggcgccctacgtccagtctaagggatagaacttgtattccttgcaccgaagtgctcgtagtagggggttacaagctaagggagagagggaacttgtcccaggtctcggcagggtgtcgtggggccgtctgagacgttgctctcaagcagctggaaggtgtgcgtgtgtgtgtgtgttctccgGTCCTcctctctaagtggcccaagtcctccccttttatagttgaaggggggacaagggcagtacatgtattactatgcggcgtcgtgccgctagggacggcatgtccaagtcctgtggcctgttcctgtggtggcgtggtcatcggagtggcccatccttggagtactggggcggcgtggtcgtcccatcaggtcctgtgcatcgtggaagccccaggaatgcctcggagtggacgtggcggcgaccataagccgctatggacggactatgcacgaggccgaaacttggtcggggccgaggctggtactgcggtgggggggtctcggtaggcgcagaccccaacattgccgaggccctgatgtacagtgccgaggccttggtgtacagcgtcgaggccttgagcgggcggctgatcgtggacacagtggtaggacacagtggccagtaacccctgcCACATCCTGTCCTAGGcgctgacggcggctgatcgtggtcacagtgtttggacacagtggccggtaatccccgccgtgccctgtcctggccggtatggtgctgatgcaacttcgggtcgcgtcggccttTCTCCtgtcctgtgcgtcgtggaagccccaggaatgcctcggagt
This region includes:
- the LOC136496712 gene encoding S-locus-specific glycoprotein S6-like isoform X4, with product MARLLCLTTLMMIFPIILCLTTSAAGTASDTLDSGSNITDGATLVSAGGSFTLGFFSPTGVPTKRYLGIWFTASPEAICWVANRETFLSNTTSGVLVIGSTGSLRLLDGSSGHTAWSSNSNTTTASSAPAVAQLLDSGNLVVREQSSGDVLWQSFDYPSNTLLAGMRIGKNPQTGAEWSLTSWRASNDPTTGDCRRVMDTRGLPDTVSWQGNAKKSRSGPWNGLWFSGVPEMERVSNSDAYSNQVVVRPNEIAYIFNARTDAPFSRLVLNEVCVLQRLAWDPASRVWNVLAQAPRDLCDDYAMCGAFGLCDMDTTATLFCSCVLGFSPVNPYGGGCRRNVPLECDGNGTTTDGFMVVRAVKLPDTDNATVDMSATVEQCRARCLANCSCVAYAAADIRGGGDGSGCVMWTNYIVDMRYVDKGQDRLYLRLAKSELDIALRKRRGVAKIVLPVTASLLAATAAGVYLVRICKLRGPRQNNSSGKKVMPGTESTSNELGDEEDLELPFFSFRDIVSATNNFSEANMLGRGGFGKVYKGMLPINREVAIKRLETLSDFLVAAFMETRGC
- the LOC136496712 gene encoding G-type lectin S-receptor-like serine/threonine-protein kinase At4g27290 isoform X2; amino-acid sequence: MARLLCLTTLMMIFPIILCLTTSAAGTASDTLDSGSNITDGATLVSAGGSFTLGFFSPTGVPTKRYLGIWFTASPEAICWVANRETFLSNTTSGVLVIGSTGSLRLLDGSSGHTAWSSNSNTTTASSAPAVAQLLDSGNLVVREQSSGDVLWQSFDYPSNTLLAGMRIGKNPQTGAEWSLTSWRASNDPTTGDCRRVMDTRGLPDTVSWQGNAKKSRSGPWNGLWFSGVPEMERVSNSDAYSNQVVVRPNEIAYIFNARTDAPFSRLVLNEVCVLQRLAWDPASRVWNVLAQAPRDLCDDYAMCGAFGLCDMDTTATLFCSCVLGFSPVNPYGGGCRRNVPLECDGNGTTTDGFMVVRAVKLPDTDNATVDMSATVEQCRARCLANCSCVAYAAADIRGGGDGSGCVMWTNYIVDMRYVDKGQDRLYLRLAKSELDIALRKRRGVAKIVLPVTASLLAATAAGVYLVRICKLRGPRQNNSSGKKVMPGTESTSNELGDEEDLELPFFSFRDIVSATNNFSEANMLGRGGFGKVYKGMLPINREVAIKRLGKGSRQGAEEFRNEVVLIAKLQHRNLVRLLGCCIHGDERLLIYEYLPNKSLDCFIFDPASRGALDWPTRFKIIKGISRGLLYLQQDSRLTIIHRDIKTSNILLDADMSPKISDFGMARIFGGNQQEANTNRVVGTYGYMSPEYAMDGVFSVKSDTYSFGVILLEIISGLKITSTQFTSFPSLLAYAWSLWKDGKAIDLVDSSIVGTCSSVEALRCIQIGLLCVQDNPNSRPLMSSVVFMLENETTLCSVPKQPMYFSQWYLEVQGTGENKNSSINDVSISVFEGR
- the LOC136496712 gene encoding G-type lectin S-receptor-like serine/threonine-protein kinase At4g27290 isoform X1, with amino-acid sequence MARLLCLTTLMMIFPIILCLTTSAAGTASDTLDSGSNITDGATLVSAGGSFTLGFFSPTGVPTKRYLGIWFTASPEAICWVANRETFLSNTTSGVLVIGSTGSLRLLDGSSGHTAWSSNSNTTTASSAPAVAQLLDSGNLVVREQSSGDVLWQSFDYPSNTLLAGMRIGKNPQTGAEWSLTSWRASNDPTTGDCRRVMDTRGLPDTVSWQGNAKKSRSGPWNGLWFSGVPEMERVSNSDAYSNQVVVRPNEIAYIFNARTDAPFSRLVLNEVCVLQRLAWDPASRVWNVLAQAPRDLCDDYAMCGAFGLCDMDTTATLFCSCVLGFSPVNPYGGGCRRNVPLECDGNGTTTDGFMVVRAVKLPDTDNATVDMSATVEQCRARCLANCSCVAYAAADIRGGGDGSGCVMWTNYIVDMRYVDKGQDRLYLRLAKSELDIALRKRRGVAKIVLPVTASLLAATAAGVYLVRICKLRGPRQNNSSGKKVMPGTESTSNELGDEEDLELPFFSFRDIVSATNNFSEANMLGRGGFGKVYKGMLPINREVAIKRLGKGSRQGAEEFRNEVVLIAKLQHRNLVRLLGCCIHGDERLLIYEYLPNKSLDCFIFDPASRGALDWPTRFKIIKGISRGLLYLQQDSRLTIIHRDIKTSNILLDADMSPKISDFGMARIFGGNQQEANTNRVVGTYANFLCSGYMSPEYAMDGVFSVKSDTYSFGVILLEIISGLKITSTQFTSFPSLLAYAWSLWKDGKAIDLVDSSIVGTCSSVEALRCIQIGLLCVQDNPNSRPLMSSVVFMLENETTLCSVPKQPMYFSQWYLEVQGTGENKNSSINDVSISVFEGR
- the LOC136496712 gene encoding putative serine/threonine-protein kinase receptor isoform X3, which gives rise to MARLLCLTTLMMIFPIILCLTTSAAGTASDTLDSGSNITDGATLVSAGGSFTLGFFSPTGVPTKRYLGIWFTASPEAICWVANRETFLSNTTSGVLVIGSTGSLRLLDGSSGHTAWSSNSNTTTASSAPAVAQLLDSGNLVVREQSSGDVLWQSFDYPSNTLLAGMRIGKNPQTGAEWSLTSWRASNDPTTGDCRRVMDTRGLPDTVSWQGNAKKSRSGPWNGLWFSGVPEMERVSNSDAYSNQVVVRPNEIAYIFNARTDAPFSRLVLNEVCVLQRLAWDPASRVWNVLAQAPRDLCDDYAMCGAFGLCDMDTTATLFCSCVLGFSPVNPYGGGCRRNVPLECDGNGTTTDGFMVVRAVKLPDTDNATVDMSATVEQCRARCLANCSCVAYAAADIRGGGDGSGCVMWTNYIVDMRYVDKGQDRLYLRLAKSELDIALRKRRGVAKIVLPVTASLLAATAAGVYLVRICKLRGPRQNNSSGKKVMPGTESTSNELGDEEDLELPFFSFRDIVSATNNFSEANMLGRGGFGKVYKGMLPINREVAIKRLGKGSRQGAEEFRNEVVLIAKLQHRNLVRLLGCCIHGDERLLIYESCK